The following are encoded together in the Variovorax sp. PBS-H4 genome:
- a CDS encoding CaiB/BaiF CoA transferase family protein → MSSATGPLSGLRIIEMAGLAPGPFAAMMLADMGATVLRIDRPEPAPRAMAQRFYFTDRNRRSIAVDLKSHDGVALIKRLVAGADALIEGFRPGVMERLGLGPEPCLALNPKLVYGRMTGWGQEGPMAMAPGHDINYIALSGALEAIGEADGRPVLPLNLVGDFGGGGMYLAFGMACALIEAARSGKGQVVDAAMVDGAASLMTYFFGHRAGGAWPGRGRSVTGGGSPFYAVYETRDGKYISIGAAEPKFYAELLRQTELDRAGLPDRTDPANWPAIRARLADVFRMRTRDEWCAQLETSETCFAPVLTMEEAAAHPHNRARGTFVEVDGMVQPAPAPRFSRTPAALPAAGVEPGVDVHAALAGWGLERAEVDTLASAGVVR, encoded by the coding sequence ATGAGCAGTGCGACCGGACCCCTGAGCGGCCTCAGGATCATCGAGATGGCCGGGCTTGCGCCCGGACCCTTTGCCGCCATGATGCTGGCGGACATGGGTGCGACGGTGCTGCGCATCGATCGGCCCGAACCCGCGCCTCGCGCGATGGCGCAGCGCTTCTACTTCACCGACCGCAATCGCCGCTCGATTGCCGTGGACCTCAAGTCGCACGATGGCGTTGCGCTCATCAAGCGCCTCGTTGCGGGCGCCGACGCCCTCATCGAGGGCTTTCGACCGGGCGTGATGGAGCGGCTGGGGCTGGGCCCCGAGCCGTGCCTGGCGCTCAATCCGAAGCTGGTCTACGGCCGCATGACGGGGTGGGGCCAGGAGGGCCCCATGGCCATGGCGCCCGGGCATGACATCAACTACATCGCGCTGTCCGGCGCGCTGGAGGCGATCGGCGAAGCGGATGGCCGGCCGGTGCTGCCGCTGAACCTCGTCGGCGACTTCGGCGGCGGCGGCATGTACCTTGCCTTCGGCATGGCGTGCGCGCTGATCGAAGCTGCGCGTTCGGGAAAGGGCCAGGTCGTCGATGCGGCCATGGTCGACGGCGCGGCCTCGCTCATGACCTACTTCTTCGGCCATCGCGCCGGCGGGGCGTGGCCGGGCCGGGGACGCAGCGTGACCGGAGGCGGCTCGCCGTTCTACGCCGTGTACGAGACGCGCGACGGCAAGTACATCAGCATCGGCGCGGCCGAGCCGAAGTTCTACGCCGAGCTGCTGCGCCAGACGGAACTCGACAGGGCGGGCCTGCCTGATCGCACCGACCCGGCCAACTGGCCGGCGATCCGTGCGCGGCTGGCCGACGTGTTCCGCATGCGCACGCGCGACGAGTGGTGCGCACAACTCGAGACCAGCGAGACGTGCTTCGCCCCCGTCCTCACCATGGAGGAAGCCGCCGCGCATCCGCACAACCGCGCGCGCGGCACCTTCGTCGAGGTTGACGGCATGGTGCAGCCCGCACCGGCGCCGCGCTTCTCGCGAACACCGGCTGCGCTGCCCGCCGCAGGGGTCGAGCCGGGCGTCGATGTGCATGCAGCCCTGGCAGGCTGGGGGCTGGAGCGGGCAGAGGTCGACACGCTCGCCAGCGCCGGTGTCGTTCGCTGA